Proteins encoded within one genomic window of [Enterobacter] lignolyticus SCF1:
- a CDS encoding sigma 54-interacting transcriptional regulator produces the protein MSVKDKFYQQLISTFASEPNGFTAAQCLSLLSVKRNVISHYLNRLCEDGMLTKDSSRPVRFYLSGVQTPAAVLPQAENESLYRQMALCRAAVDYPPDGLALLLTGESGTGKSYLASRLYDYACQQGLIAVGRPLVELNCADYANNPELLSSTLFGHSKGAFTGAAGEKAGLLDNANGGMLFLDEVHRLSAENQEKLFLFMDKGYFYRLGDNKHPRSAQVRFVFATTEEVGNVLLRTLRRRIPITVHLPAWHERTRRERIALLETFLRQEAKQLHCDIRLDSTHFYGWLNGRFAGNIGEIRNQIKVMCATAWIARQENTPLHLGGVTAQRDAQYHGWLIHQDARHNELPRDDALSAAFADYVVSLDATRFLDETQAWLAEHEPENKHPPHSLLQQIVGAALENLSQRWGIPLPPALQLALCVILREATGGQADPRSHYPTPALCSYPPRARLMAQEFIDAVAVCGELASPDMMFTLSAALFALHDNPQAKLQGIIVTHGQSTASSIASLVNQLTGGYYFTAFDMPWLTSTQTIIEMLINHLTLLRNDSGILILVDMGSLKEIWHGIHQHVHGDLVVINNVTTLLALDIAEKLQQGLPMPDIISAIPGRYENEIRYYAGVPARNTLIVACISGEGIARKLQDILAHALAAVNIDVITMEYDALRRALKEKGALADTRLIITTTDLDTGGIPSLTIRNIIQGNTDSLLQNYFAEWLDDAEFVDMIQQMVELFTLEGISSRLTFLNPRVVLEDIETLIRRYEQDYHCRFENYLHINLVMHIALMTERLMLNSGHTHRDDETLDACQQRFISQHTRYFQPLVQKYRITIPLTELLMIDEILAGVRSRSTHTAHGVENDA, from the coding sequence TTGAGCGTTAAAGATAAATTCTATCAGCAGCTGATATCGACATTTGCCTCAGAGCCCAATGGATTTACGGCCGCCCAGTGCCTCTCGCTGCTGTCAGTTAAGCGCAACGTCATCAGCCATTACCTGAACCGACTCTGCGAAGACGGCATGCTGACCAAAGACAGCAGCCGCCCGGTGCGGTTTTACCTCTCTGGCGTCCAAACACCCGCTGCCGTGCTCCCTCAGGCGGAAAACGAGAGTCTGTATCGCCAGATGGCGCTGTGCCGCGCTGCGGTGGATTACCCGCCGGACGGGCTCGCGCTGCTGCTAACCGGTGAAAGCGGAACAGGGAAAAGCTATCTCGCCTCCCGGCTTTACGACTACGCCTGCCAGCAGGGGCTGATCGCCGTCGGGCGTCCGCTTGTCGAACTTAACTGCGCGGATTACGCCAATAACCCCGAACTGCTCTCCAGCACCCTTTTCGGCCACAGCAAAGGCGCATTCACCGGCGCGGCAGGCGAAAAAGCGGGACTGCTGGATAACGCCAACGGCGGGATGCTGTTTCTCGACGAAGTCCACCGTTTATCCGCAGAGAACCAAGAAAAGCTGTTTCTGTTCATGGATAAAGGTTATTTCTACCGGCTGGGCGACAATAAACACCCGCGCTCCGCGCAGGTACGGTTTGTGTTCGCCACCACGGAAGAGGTGGGTAACGTGTTGCTGCGCACCCTACGCCGCCGCATTCCCATCACGGTACATCTTCCTGCGTGGCATGAAAGAACCCGCCGGGAGCGTATTGCGCTGCTGGAAACCTTTTTACGCCAGGAGGCCAAGCAGCTTCACTGCGATATCCGGCTCGACAGCACGCACTTCTACGGCTGGCTCAATGGACGGTTTGCCGGCAATATCGGCGAGATCAGAAACCAGATCAAAGTAATGTGTGCGACCGCCTGGATAGCGCGCCAGGAGAATACCCCGCTCCACCTCGGCGGTGTCACCGCACAACGCGACGCGCAGTATCACGGCTGGCTCATTCACCAGGATGCACGCCATAACGAGCTGCCTCGCGATGACGCGCTTAGTGCCGCTTTCGCCGACTATGTCGTCAGCCTGGATGCGACCCGCTTTCTCGACGAGACTCAGGCCTGGCTTGCGGAGCATGAGCCTGAAAACAAGCATCCTCCCCACTCCCTGCTGCAGCAGATAGTCGGAGCGGCGCTTGAGAATTTGAGCCAGCGCTGGGGGATCCCGCTCCCGCCAGCGCTGCAGCTGGCACTCTGCGTTATTCTGCGCGAAGCAACAGGCGGGCAGGCGGACCCCAGGTCCCATTACCCCACCCCAGCCCTGTGTTCTTACCCGCCCCGCGCACGCCTGATGGCGCAGGAGTTTATCGACGCCGTCGCGGTCTGCGGCGAGCTGGCCTCGCCGGACATGATGTTCACGCTCAGCGCCGCACTCTTCGCGCTGCACGACAACCCGCAGGCCAAACTGCAGGGCATCATCGTCACCCACGGGCAGTCTACGGCCTCCAGTATCGCGTCGTTAGTGAACCAGCTCACTGGCGGCTACTACTTTACCGCGTTCGACATGCCCTGGCTGACCAGCACGCAAACCATTATCGAGATGCTGATAAACCATCTCACGCTGCTTCGTAACGACAGCGGGATCCTGATTCTGGTCGATATGGGCTCATTGAAGGAGATCTGGCACGGTATTCACCAGCACGTGCATGGCGATCTGGTCGTTATTAACAACGTGACGACGCTGTTGGCGCTGGATATCGCGGAAAAGCTGCAGCAGGGGCTGCCGATGCCGGATATTATCAGCGCCATCCCCGGCCGCTATGAAAATGAAATTCGCTACTATGCGGGCGTACCAGCCCGCAATACGCTGATTGTCGCCTGTATTTCCGGCGAAGGCATTGCCCGCAAGCTGCAGGATATCCTTGCCCACGCGCTCGCCGCCGTGAACATTGACGTCATCACCATGGAGTACGACGCATTGCGCCGGGCGCTGAAAGAGAAAGGCGCGCTGGCGGATACGCGTTTGATTATCACCACCACCGATCTGGACACCGGCGGCATCCCTTCCCTGACAATCCGCAACATTATTCAGGGCAACACCGACAGCCTGCTGCAGAACTATTTCGCCGAGTGGTTAGATGACGCGGAGTTCGTCGACATGATCCAGCAAATGGTCGAGCTGTTTACCCTCGAAGGCATCAGCAGCCGCCTGACCTTTCTCAACCCCCGGGTGGTGCTGGAGGATATTGAAACCCTTATCCGCCGCTACGAGCAGGACTATCACTGCCGGTTCGAAAATTACCTGCATATCAACCTGGTGATGCACATCGCGCTGATGACGGAGCGGCTGATGCTGAACAGCGGCCACACCCATCGCGACGACGAAACGCTGGATGCGTGCCAGCAGCGGTTCATTTCGCAGCACACCCGCTATTTTCAGCCACTGGTGCAGAAATACCGCATCACTATCCCGCTTACCGAACTGCTGATGATTGATGAAATCCTCGCGGGTGTCCGTTCGCGTTCGACACATACCGCCCACGGTGTCGAAAATGACGCTTAG
- a CDS encoding PTS system mannose/fructose/sorbose family transporter subunit IID, giving the protein MMKSDTPAAAPHARLDRRTLRQVNLRWLFTSAICWNYERMMSTGYLYAMLPASQKLYGDDPVALKKNLEMHAQFFNTSPHTGALILGVDLALEEEKGRDAMEAVSGLKTGLMGPFAAIGDALFGALVPTIFGSVGSWMALNGNPMGAIFWIIAHILIIFGFRLPQLGFAYRQGINMVGSMNTRLKSITEAATLLGVTVVGALIASVVHITVPLTLKSGGVELKIQETLDQLMPSLLPVLLVGLVYWLLGLRRMNSTRVIWVVMLISIVGYNTGILG; this is encoded by the coding sequence ATGATGAAATCTGATACCCCTGCCGCAGCGCCTCACGCCAGGCTCGATCGTCGTACCCTGCGTCAGGTGAACCTGCGCTGGCTGTTCACCTCCGCGATTTGCTGGAACTACGAACGCATGATGAGCACCGGCTACCTGTACGCCATGCTCCCTGCTTCGCAAAAGCTATATGGCGACGATCCGGTGGCGCTGAAAAAGAACCTGGAGATGCATGCGCAGTTCTTTAACACCAGCCCCCACACCGGTGCGCTGATCCTCGGCGTCGATCTGGCGCTGGAAGAGGAAAAAGGCCGCGACGCCATGGAGGCGGTATCCGGCCTGAAAACCGGCCTGATGGGCCCCTTCGCTGCGATAGGCGATGCGCTATTTGGCGCTCTGGTGCCCACCATTTTCGGCTCCGTGGGCTCCTGGATGGCGCTGAACGGTAACCCGATGGGCGCCATTTTCTGGATCATTGCCCACATCCTGATCATCTTCGGCTTTCGTCTGCCGCAGTTGGGGTTTGCGTATCGCCAAGGCATCAACATGGTCGGCAGCATGAATACCCGGCTGAAGTCTATTACCGAAGCCGCCACCCTGCTCGGAGTCACGGTCGTCGGCGCGCTTATCGCCTCGGTCGTGCACATTACGGTGCCGCTGACGCTTAAAAGCGGCGGCGTCGAGCTGAAAATCCAGGAAACCCTTGACCAGCTAATGCCATCGCTGCTACCGGTCCTGCTGGTAGGGCTGGTGTACTGGCTGCTGGGGCTGCGCCGGATGAACTCCACCCGCGTTATCTGGGTGGTGATGCTGATCTCCATCGTGGGTTATAACACCGGCATTCTCGGTTAA
- a CDS encoding PTS system mannose/fructose/N-acetylgalactosamine-transporter subunit IIB, with the protein MAIINIRVDERLIHGQVANMWTSRLNITRIMVADDQIAESDIDKMTLKMAVPAGVKLSVLPFRTAAENIIAGKYDSQRVLLLIKSVPALMALHEYHLPMPEINVANVTQLQGGLPVTKSVSLSAVDITQLQQLAAHGTKIISQRVPNDDKLNVADILNNLI; encoded by the coding sequence ATGGCTATAATCAATATCCGCGTCGATGAACGGCTTATTCATGGGCAGGTCGCCAATATGTGGACGTCGCGCCTGAATATCACCCGTATCATGGTAGCAGACGACCAAATAGCAGAAAGCGATATTGACAAAATGACCCTCAAGATGGCCGTTCCGGCAGGGGTTAAGCTGAGCGTCCTGCCGTTCAGGACGGCGGCGGAAAATATTATTGCAGGCAAATACGATTCGCAGCGCGTGCTGCTGCTTATTAAGTCGGTTCCGGCCTTAATGGCTCTGCACGAGTACCATCTACCGATGCCTGAAATTAATGTTGCCAACGTTACGCAGCTTCAGGGCGGCCTCCCGGTCACGAAAAGCGTTAGCCTTTCCGCAGTAGATATTACCCAGCTGCAGCAGCTTGCCGCGCATGGCACAAAAATTATCAGCCAGCGCGTTCCGAACGACGACAAGCTGAATGTCGCCGATATCCTTAATAACCTGATATAA
- a CDS encoding PTS sugar transporter subunit IIB translates to MLTLRVDDRLIHTQVVAGWIQALALDSIIVGNDEAAGDPMQALALEMALPPGVSCRICTPDDVADQIQPGARQMVIVASLACASRVVSRIPAITEINLANCSQYRRKAECQQFAASVWLTNDDLTLLQDLKQHGISVVNYPSPPVDKK, encoded by the coding sequence ATGCTGACGCTGCGCGTCGACGACCGCCTCATCCATACCCAGGTGGTTGCTGGCTGGATACAGGCGCTGGCGCTCGATAGCATCATCGTCGGCAACGATGAGGCCGCGGGCGACCCGATGCAGGCGTTGGCACTGGAAATGGCGCTACCGCCGGGTGTGTCATGCCGCATCTGTACGCCAGACGATGTCGCCGACCAGATACAGCCAGGCGCGCGCCAGATGGTGATTGTCGCCTCCCTTGCCTGCGCCAGCCGCGTTGTGTCGCGTATCCCTGCGATAACAGAAATTAATCTGGCAAACTGTTCGCAATATCGCCGTAAAGCGGAGTGTCAGCAATTTGCCGCCAGCGTCTGGCTGACGAACGACGATCTGACCCTGCTACAGGATCTTAAACAACACGGTATCAGCGTTGTGAATTACCCTTCGCCGCCCGTTGATAAAAAATAA
- a CDS encoding PTS mannose/fructose/sorbose/N-acetylgalactosamine transporter subunit IIC has product MTIEGWQILVICLFAFIQILDVITVNVGLGYPLNAGMITGLIMGDVTTGLAVGATLQLMVLGVGTYGGASIPDFTTGAIIGTIFAVISGKGIEFAIGLAVPVGLLLIQLDILARFLNTFFLHRIIKAIDRLDIGAIERNVLAGALPWGLSRMLPVLLMLLFGEHFVQLVLYYAPGWLMGGLKVAGGVLPVVGIGILLRYLPTRQFFPWLLIGFFAAAWLKTPMLGVAVLGIAGAIIHYRNVSSTEKRQPQDTPRPAVLTTSGEITDDEI; this is encoded by the coding sequence ATGACAATAGAAGGATGGCAGATTCTGGTTATTTGTCTGTTTGCGTTTATCCAGATTCTGGACGTCATTACCGTCAACGTCGGCCTGGGATATCCGCTGAACGCCGGAATGATCACCGGGCTTATTATGGGCGATGTCACCACCGGTCTCGCGGTCGGGGCAACGCTGCAGCTGATGGTGCTGGGCGTCGGCACCTACGGCGGCGCCTCAATACCCGATTTCACCACTGGCGCTATCATAGGCACGATTTTCGCGGTCATCAGCGGCAAGGGCATTGAATTTGCGATCGGGCTCGCCGTGCCGGTTGGCCTGCTGCTGATCCAGTTGGATATTCTGGCGCGTTTTCTTAACACCTTCTTCCTGCACCGCATAATTAAAGCCATTGACAGGCTGGATATCGGCGCGATTGAACGCAATGTGCTCGCAGGCGCTCTTCCGTGGGGGCTGTCGCGGATGCTGCCCGTGCTGCTGATGCTGCTGTTCGGCGAGCATTTCGTCCAGTTGGTGCTGTACTACGCGCCGGGCTGGCTGATGGGCGGACTGAAGGTCGCGGGTGGGGTCTTGCCTGTCGTCGGTATCGGTATTCTGCTGCGCTACCTGCCGACCCGGCAGTTCTTCCCCTGGCTGTTGATCGGTTTCTTCGCCGCCGCCTGGCTGAAAACGCCGATGCTGGGCGTCGCCGTCCTCGGTATCGCTGGCGCCATTATCCACTACCGCAACGTTTCCAGTACGGAGAAACGCCAGCCCCAAGATACGCCTCGCCCTGCCGTACTGACCACTTCCGGAGAAATCACTGATGATGAAATCTGA
- a CDS encoding PTS sugar transporter subunit IIA, translated as MTQLVLLSHGDIAVAIRDAAFDILGPRNNVHALALRVGDSPQSLALTLHTLLSPSADEPAVLMCDIAGGTPANVALKYGLQHPQTTVFAGLNLSMVLACMQDNSSYLSATDLLQAAHDGIIDISAKARNLTNRGQA; from the coding sequence GTGACGCAGCTAGTCTTACTCAGCCACGGCGATATCGCCGTGGCCATTCGCGACGCCGCCTTCGATATCCTGGGGCCGCGCAATAACGTTCATGCCCTGGCGCTGCGCGTTGGCGACAGTCCTCAGTCGCTGGCGCTTACGCTGCACACCCTGCTCTCGCCTTCCGCCGACGAACCCGCGGTGCTGATGTGCGATATTGCCGGCGGCACACCGGCGAACGTGGCGCTGAAATACGGGCTACAGCACCCGCAGACGACGGTGTTCGCCGGGCTCAATCTGTCGATGGTGCTGGCCTGCATGCAGGATAATTCATCGTACTTATCGGCAACGGATCTCCTGCAGGCCGCACATGACGGTATTATCGATATCAGCGCGAAAGCGCGAAACCTGACCAACCGCGGACAAGCCTGA
- a CDS encoding glycoside hydrolase family 35 protein, translating to MGTFTVEKNLLQDGKPVQLISGAIHYFRLVPQYWEHSLNNLKALGANCVETYLPWNIHQPDPERFCFTGMADVERFIALAQRKGLFVILRPSPYICAEWEFGGLPAWLLRDPSMRVRSSQPAFLQAVERYYAELLPRLAPWQYDRGGPVVMMQLENEYGSFGNDKAYLRTLAAMMRRYGVSVPLFTSDGAWQEALQAGSLCEDNVLATANFGSRSAESLDNLAAFQPERPLMCLEFWNGWFNRYGDAIIRRDADDVGQEIRTLLTRASINIYMFQGGTNFGFMNGCSVRGDKDLPQVTSYDYDALLSEWGEPGAKFFAVQQVIRQHSPEAEQFEPVGLPHRAYGAIALSRKVSLFATLPTLSLPVKSPWPLTMEEVGQNYGYILYRCHKAGPGKVEKCRVVDAGDRVQFYCNGEHLATQYHEQIGEQIPFALREADNVLDLLIENMGRVNYGPRLLAPTQRKGLRGGLVIDLHLETDWDIFPLPLDNIDDVDFSAGWQPQQPAFYEYCFAIDSPADTFLDTRSLGKGVAFINGFNLGRYWYRGPLGYLYIPAPLLKQGENRLIIFETEGVEVGALALLNKPVYIEVTESTT from the coding sequence ATGGGTACCTTTACGGTCGAAAAAAACCTGCTGCAGGACGGCAAACCCGTGCAGCTGATTTCCGGCGCAATCCACTATTTCCGCCTCGTACCGCAGTACTGGGAGCACAGCCTCAACAACCTCAAAGCGCTGGGCGCCAACTGTGTGGAAACCTATCTGCCGTGGAATATCCACCAGCCGGATCCGGAGCGCTTTTGCTTTACCGGCATGGCGGACGTCGAGCGCTTCATCGCGCTGGCACAGCGCAAAGGACTGTTCGTTATTTTGCGCCCCTCGCCTTATATCTGCGCGGAGTGGGAGTTTGGCGGCCTTCCGGCCTGGCTGCTGCGCGATCCGTCGATGAGGGTACGCAGCAGCCAGCCCGCGTTTTTACAGGCGGTCGAGCGCTACTACGCTGAACTGCTCCCCCGCCTCGCACCCTGGCAGTACGATCGCGGTGGGCCAGTGGTGATGATGCAGTTGGAAAACGAATATGGCTCGTTTGGCAACGACAAAGCCTACCTTCGCACGCTGGCGGCAATGATGCGCCGATATGGCGTCAGCGTTCCGCTATTCACCTCCGACGGTGCCTGGCAAGAGGCGCTGCAGGCAGGGTCCCTGTGCGAAGACAACGTTCTGGCGACAGCGAATTTCGGCTCCCGCTCCGCCGAAAGCCTCGATAACCTCGCAGCCTTCCAGCCGGAGCGTCCGCTGATGTGCCTGGAGTTCTGGAACGGCTGGTTTAACCGCTATGGCGACGCGATTATTCGCCGTGACGCCGACGACGTCGGCCAGGAAATACGCACTCTTCTGACGCGCGCCAGCATCAATATCTACATGTTTCAGGGTGGTACCAACTTTGGTTTTATGAACGGCTGCTCCGTACGCGGTGATAAAGACCTGCCGCAGGTCACCTCCTATGATTACGACGCGCTGCTGAGCGAATGGGGCGAGCCGGGGGCGAAATTCTTCGCCGTACAGCAGGTTATCCGTCAGCACTCGCCGGAGGCGGAACAGTTCGAGCCGGTTGGGCTACCACACCGCGCCTATGGCGCGATCGCGCTCAGCCGGAAAGTCAGCCTGTTTGCAACGCTCCCAACCCTGAGCCTTCCGGTAAAAAGCCCCTGGCCGCTGACGATGGAAGAGGTCGGACAAAACTACGGTTATATTCTCTACCGCTGTCATAAGGCAGGCCCCGGGAAGGTCGAGAAATGCCGGGTGGTCGATGCGGGCGATCGGGTGCAGTTTTACTGCAACGGCGAACATCTGGCGACCCAGTATCACGAGCAGATAGGCGAGCAGATTCCGTTTGCGTTACGCGAGGCTGACAACGTGCTGGATCTGCTCATCGAAAATATGGGTCGGGTCAACTACGGTCCGCGGTTGCTGGCCCCCACCCAGCGCAAAGGGTTGCGCGGAGGGCTGGTCATTGACCTGCATCTGGAGACGGATTGGGACATTTTTCCGCTGCCGCTGGATAATATCGACGACGTCGATTTTTCCGCGGGCTGGCAGCCGCAGCAACCGGCATTTTATGAATATTGCTTTGCTATCGACAGCCCGGCTGATACCTTCCTTGATACCCGCTCGCTCGGTAAAGGCGTGGCGTTTATCAACGGGTTCAATCTTGGTCGCTACTGGTATCGCGGGCCGCTGGGTTATCTGTATATCCCGGCGCCGCTGCTCAAGCAGGGAGAGAATCGACTGATCATCTTCGAAACCGAAGGGGTGGAGGTGGGTGCGTTAGCCCTGCTGAATAAACCGGTTTACATTGAGGTTACTGAGAGCACAACGTGA
- a CDS encoding helix-turn-helix domain-containing protein, with protein sequence MTGNIDYQIEKYHFAAVDESSRVAHQWAEVLEECRQLRAGAEARLRLALLNVDYVTSFELPFRLLLIRTPQLIAGLREEMQLNQKDAIFNGKRFGCVWSLKADLGDVPDTFQYRLATRIRRVDSAGAAAAPYQQIAKEAKAPRERLRLALESGLQVTALDALFWFGIQRIAAEVSRLRKSGMRIVTAEIDATDNLTGTTRRVPVYFLSAAAGAV encoded by the coding sequence ATGACCGGCAATATCGACTACCAGATTGAGAAGTATCATTTTGCGGCGGTAGATGAATCCTCCCGCGTCGCGCATCAGTGGGCGGAAGTGCTGGAGGAATGCCGCCAGCTACGCGCCGGGGCGGAGGCGCGTTTACGCCTTGCGCTGCTGAATGTGGACTATGTGACCAGCTTTGAGCTCCCCTTTCGCCTGCTGTTGATTCGCACTCCGCAGCTGATTGCCGGGCTGCGTGAAGAGATGCAGCTTAACCAGAAAGACGCCATCTTCAACGGCAAGCGGTTTGGCTGCGTCTGGAGCCTTAAGGCGGATTTAGGCGACGTTCCCGATACCTTTCAGTACCGTTTAGCGACCCGCATCCGGCGGGTGGATTCGGCAGGGGCAGCGGCGGCGCCCTATCAGCAGATCGCGAAAGAGGCGAAAGCGCCGCGCGAACGTCTCAGGCTGGCGCTGGAAAGCGGGCTGCAGGTGACGGCGCTTGACGCTCTTTTCTGGTTTGGGATTCAGCGTATTGCGGCAGAAGTGTCCCGGCTGCGCAAGTCAGGGATGCGCATTGTGACGGCAGAGATTGACGCTACCGATAATCTCACGGGAACAACCCGGCGGGTGCCGGTTTATTTTTTGAGTGCGGCGGCGGGGGCGGTGTGA
- a CDS encoding PTS sugar transporter subunit IIA gives MIEIYMAGHGEYAMGIVSALDMLLGDSHGVTPVCAYCGDITSIHQLETHLTQAAAGVHSRGNDMVLFTDIPGGSVNNTALKIAASSPHVHLISGASVVMLLEFYMSEGAPLEQRIAIALQAAQGASRYQNKQPDFIALRETMAKCANAGSGASC, from the coding sequence ATGATTGAAATCTATATGGCGGGGCACGGCGAATACGCCATGGGCATTGTTTCAGCGCTGGATATGCTGCTGGGCGATAGCCATGGCGTCACGCCGGTCTGCGCCTACTGCGGCGATATCACCTCCATTCACCAACTGGAAACGCATCTGACCCAGGCTGCTGCCGGGGTGCATTCCAGAGGTAACGATATGGTGCTGTTTACCGATATCCCCGGCGGCAGCGTGAACAATACGGCGCTGAAGATTGCCGCCAGCAGCCCCCATGTCCACCTGATCTCCGGCGCCAGTGTAGTGATGCTGCTGGAGTTTTACATGAGCGAAGGCGCGCCGCTTGAGCAGCGGATAGCTATCGCCCTGCAGGCCGCCCAGGGCGCCAGCCGTTACCAGAACAAGCAGCCGGACTTCATCGCCCTGCGCGAAACCATGGCCAAATGCGCCAACGCCGGTTCGGGGGCGTCATGCTGA
- a CDS encoding ShlB/FhaC/HecB family hemolysin secretion/activation protein: MKSLIPVLTSLALSPTVFAAPLPQHDTNQQFLNQQQRQKAQEQQVTPVAPDVRLSPEPRSALSASGFPDEKPCFTLSQVVLSGTKALPHWLPLQRQADTARGHCLGAKGINLLMGRLQNTLIGHGYVTTRVLAPQQDLNSGVLRLVVMPGYVRQVRLTDESDKYATLYSAFPAHGGDVLDLRDIEQGLENLQRLPTVQTSMEVVPGEQPGESDIVISRHQERIWRVDASLDDSGSQSTGEYQGNLTLSLDNPLSLSDLFYLSGSHNLDGNGGKKSQSLTGHYSVPFGYWQAGITASHYDYVQTVAGLNGDYQYSGSSKNIDFQLSRILHRSGSQKTTLSADVITREQRNYINDTEVEVQRRQTAAWKLGLKHRHYIGSATLDAGVSYQRGTRWFGAQPAPEEYFGYATALSKILQLNANLNLPFTLGHQNFRFNTQYQRQVSNTPLTPPEMFSIGNRWTVRGFDGERTLTASHGWYVRNDIAWATPVPAQELYLGADYGEVGGSGSETLVGKHLAGGVMGLRGQFLRASYDLFAGIPLSKPDGFKTDPVTTGFSLSWSY, encoded by the coding sequence ATGAAAAGTTTAATCCCGGTGCTAACATCTCTGGCCCTGAGCCCGACTGTTTTTGCAGCGCCTTTGCCTCAACACGATACCAATCAGCAATTTCTGAACCAGCAGCAGCGGCAGAAAGCACAGGAACAGCAGGTCACGCCTGTTGCCCCTGATGTCCGCCTTTCTCCGGAACCTCGTTCCGCGTTATCTGCGTCTGGTTTTCCGGATGAAAAGCCCTGTTTTACGCTTTCTCAGGTTGTGCTGAGCGGTACGAAGGCGTTACCCCATTGGCTGCCGTTGCAGCGCCAGGCGGACACAGCCCGCGGCCACTGTCTCGGCGCAAAAGGGATTAACCTCCTGATGGGACGGCTGCAGAACACGCTGATTGGCCATGGCTATGTCACCACCCGCGTGCTGGCGCCTCAGCAGGACTTAAACAGCGGCGTGCTGCGTCTGGTGGTGATGCCGGGCTATGTGCGTCAGGTTCGTCTGACGGATGAGAGTGATAAGTACGCCACCCTGTATAGCGCGTTTCCGGCGCACGGCGGCGATGTGCTGGATCTGCGGGATATCGAGCAGGGACTGGAAAACTTGCAACGCCTGCCCACCGTGCAGACGAGCATGGAGGTTGTTCCGGGTGAGCAGCCCGGCGAGAGCGATATCGTGATTTCCCGCCATCAGGAACGCATCTGGCGCGTGGATGCCTCACTGGACGACTCTGGCTCGCAGTCCACCGGCGAGTATCAGGGCAATCTTACGCTGTCGCTGGATAACCCACTGTCACTGAGCGACCTGTTTTATCTTTCCGGCTCGCATAACCTTGACGGCAACGGTGGCAAAAAATCACAAAGCCTGACCGGGCACTACTCGGTACCGTTTGGTTACTGGCAGGCGGGGATCACCGCCAGTCATTATGACTACGTTCAGACCGTCGCCGGGCTTAACGGCGACTACCAGTACAGCGGCAGCAGCAAGAACATTGATTTTCAGCTGAGCCGCATTCTGCACCGCAGCGGCAGTCAGAAAACGACCCTCAGCGCCGACGTTATCACCCGCGAACAGCGTAACTACATTAACGATACCGAAGTCGAAGTGCAGCGACGCCAGACCGCCGCCTGGAAGCTTGGCCTGAAACACCGCCACTACATCGGCAGCGCCACGCTGGATGCGGGTGTCAGCTATCAGCGCGGCACCCGCTGGTTTGGCGCGCAACCGGCGCCGGAAGAGTATTTCGGCTACGCCACCGCACTCAGCAAAATTTTGCAGCTGAATGCGAACCTGAACCTCCCGTTCACATTGGGCCATCAGAACTTTCGCTTTAACACTCAGTACCAGCGTCAGGTCAGCAATACCCCACTGACTCCGCCGGAGATGTTTTCTATCGGCAACCGCTGGACGGTGCGCGGTTTTGACGGCGAGCGCACCCTGACCGCCAGCCACGGTTGGTATGTGCGTAACGATATTGCCTGGGCTACCCCTGTACCCGCGCAGGAACTGTACCTCGGCGCGGATTACGGCGAAGTCGGCGGCAGCGGCAGTGAAACGCTGGTCGGTAAACACCTGGCTGGTGGAGTAATGGGGCTGCGCGGCCAGTTCCTCCGGGCCAGCTATGACCTGTTTGCCGGTATTCCGCTGTCAAAACCCGATGGCTTCAAAACGGACCCTGTGACGACCGGATTCAGCCTTAGCTGGAGTTATTAA